One genomic segment of Brevibacillus laterosporus LMG 15441 includes these proteins:
- a CDS encoding aminotransferase class I/II-fold pyridoxal phosphate-dependent enzyme: protein MFQLFTHGAQLRPLVEEVEEMIAKRHQEVSRLVDYNQLKVLRSFQKHEVNEFHFSPSTGYGYDDSGRATLESIYAEVFGGEAALVRPHIISGTHAIAISLFGMLRPGDHLLYITGKPYDTLEEVVGVRGEGQGSLKDYGISYDYVPLLEDGSIDFHAVRTAIRPETKVIGIQRSRGYADRPSFTIAKLEEMISFVKEIRPELYVFVDNCYGEFTEEKEPLQVGADIMAGSLIKNPGGGLVKTGGYIVGREDLVTMASYRMAAPGIGAEGGASLYSLLEMFQGFFLAPHVVGEALKGAIFSSAMLEKLGFRTDPLWHEPRTDLIQSVEFGSAQRLITFCQGIQKAAPVDSHVTPYPSPMPGYADEVIMAAGTFIQGASIEFSADGPLREPYLGFVQGGLTYSHVKVGILTALDGMIAKGLLDL from the coding sequence ATGTTTCAACTGTTTACGCACGGGGCGCAATTACGTCCGCTTGTGGAAGAAGTAGAAGAGATGATTGCCAAGCGACATCAGGAAGTATCCCGCTTGGTTGACTATAATCAATTAAAAGTATTGCGCTCATTTCAAAAGCATGAAGTAAATGAATTTCATTTTTCACCATCCACTGGCTACGGTTATGATGATAGTGGTCGAGCAACACTAGAATCTATTTATGCAGAAGTGTTTGGTGGAGAAGCGGCTCTCGTACGTCCGCATATTATATCGGGAACGCATGCGATAGCAATAAGTTTATTTGGAATGCTGCGCCCAGGAGATCACTTATTATATATAACGGGCAAACCATACGATACGCTAGAAGAAGTGGTAGGAGTGCGTGGAGAAGGTCAAGGCTCATTGAAGGATTATGGGATTAGTTACGACTATGTACCATTATTAGAGGATGGAAGCATTGACTTTCATGCTGTAAGAACAGCGATTCGTCCCGAAACGAAAGTGATTGGGATTCAGCGTTCGCGTGGCTATGCGGATCGCCCGTCGTTTACGATTGCTAAGCTAGAGGAAATGATTTCTTTTGTGAAGGAAATACGCCCTGAATTATACGTGTTCGTGGATAATTGCTATGGGGAATTTACAGAGGAAAAAGAACCGCTACAGGTCGGCGCTGATATTATGGCTGGTTCACTGATTAAAAACCCAGGTGGCGGTTTGGTTAAAACAGGTGGTTATATTGTAGGACGCGAGGATTTGGTTACAATGGCGTCTTATCGTATGGCAGCTCCAGGAATCGGAGCGGAAGGCGGAGCGTCATTATACTCTTTATTGGAGATGTTCCAAGGCTTCTTCTTAGCTCCGCACGTGGTAGGTGAAGCGTTGAAAGGGGCGATTTTCTCGTCTGCTATGCTGGAAAAACTAGGATTCCGCACTGATCCGTTGTGGCATGAACCACGAACTGATTTAATTCAGTCTGTAGAATTTGGAAGTGCCCAACGATTAATAACCTTCTGCCAAGGTATACAGAAGGCGGCCCCTGTCGATTCGCATGTAACACCTTATCCTAGTCCAATGCCAGGTTATGCGGATGAGGTTATCATGGCAGCGGGCACCTTTATTCAAGGGGCTAGCATTGAGTTTTCTGCTGATGGTCCTCTACGTGAACCTTATTTGGGCTTTGTGCAGGGAGGGCTTACGTACTCGCATGTAAAAGTGGGTATTTTAACAGCTTTAGATGGCATGATTGCAAAAGGGTTACTTGATTTATAA
- the hflX gene encoding GTPase HflX produces the protein MSEWNKQQTAIVVGCLLDQRDEERMRLSLEELGELARTAGVEVLEVITQNRERVDSAWYLGTGKIQEIAELAVSLDVDVVIFNDELSASQNRNLEALFECRVIDRTQLILDIFASRANSREGKIQVELAQYSYLLPRLAGQGNQMSRLGGGIGTRGPGETKLETDRRHIRRRISELKQQLDDIVRTRQLHRERRKKNHVYQIALVGYTNAGKSTLLNNLTKADTLQEDKLFATLDPTTRQLALPSGKEVLLTDTVGFIQDLPTALIAAFRSTLEGVQEADLILHVVDCSHPDFEVHMEVVDQVLKDLEAEGIPRLVVYNKADLLDTDKYLPHPEDSIQISALSEQDLQRLLNRVEGIVLTGYESVELIIPMERGDVISMMHRAGLEMEQEFSEDGTAYHITIRIKPDEPMYGRLIPYMVNPPAINEEEW, from the coding sequence ATGAGTGAATGGAATAAACAGCAAACAGCTATAGTAGTTGGTTGTCTATTAGATCAGCGAGATGAGGAGCGGATGCGGTTATCCCTAGAGGAGCTGGGAGAGCTAGCGCGGACGGCCGGTGTTGAAGTGCTAGAAGTTATTACCCAAAATCGCGAGCGTGTCGATTCAGCTTGGTATCTAGGAACGGGTAAAATCCAAGAGATTGCGGAATTAGCAGTTAGTCTGGATGTAGATGTTGTCATCTTTAATGATGAATTATCCGCTAGCCAAAACCGTAATTTAGAAGCGTTATTTGAGTGTCGAGTAATTGACCGTACACAATTGATATTGGATATTTTCGCGAGTAGAGCTAATTCGCGTGAAGGTAAGATTCAAGTAGAGCTAGCACAATATAGCTATTTACTGCCCCGACTTGCCGGGCAAGGAAATCAGATGTCCCGATTGGGTGGCGGTATTGGAACGCGTGGACCTGGTGAGACGAAATTGGAAACAGACCGCCGTCACATTCGTCGTCGAATTAGTGAATTAAAGCAACAGCTAGATGATATTGTGCGGACTAGACAGCTTCATCGTGAGCGCAGGAAGAAAAACCATGTTTACCAAATCGCGCTGGTTGGTTATACGAATGCAGGCAAATCTACCTTATTAAATAATTTAACAAAAGCAGATACATTGCAAGAGGATAAATTATTTGCTACGCTTGATCCAACCACACGTCAGTTGGCTCTTCCTAGTGGAAAAGAAGTACTGTTGACGGATACAGTTGGTTTTATTCAAGACCTGCCCACTGCTTTGATTGCAGCTTTTCGATCCACATTAGAAGGGGTTCAAGAGGCAGATTTAATCTTACATGTAGTCGACTGCTCCCATCCTGATTTTGAAGTTCATATGGAGGTTGTAGATCAGGTCTTAAAGGATTTAGAAGCTGAAGGCATCCCTCGATTAGTGGTATATAATAAGGCTGATCTGCTTGATACTGACAAGTATTTGCCGCACCCTGAAGATTCGATTCAGATATCAGCATTGTCTGAGCAGGATTTGCAGCGTTTATTAAATAGAGTCGAAGGAATAGTATTGACGGGGTATGAAAGTGTCGAACTGATTATTCCGATGGAGCGTGGGGACGTGATCTCCATGATGCATCGAGCTGGACTAGAGATGGAGCAGGAATTCTCCGAGGATGGCACCGCTTATCATATTACGATACGTATTAAGCCAGATGAACCCATGTATGGGCGTTTGATTCCATATATGGTAAACCCACCAGCAATCAACGAAGAGGAATGGTAA
- a CDS encoding AAA family ATPase yields MKQAATMTKTVVTESPESPHRIQFVFHHPVVQPLKEPEPLVDTVRSTANDQIKSVINDLEKMIGLDEAKLVMYEIYALLRTNRERAKHQLKTEQQVYHMVFKGSPGTGKTTVARIFGKVLKEMGILSKGHLIEVERADLVGEFIGHTAQKTRDLIKKALGGILFVDEAYSLARGGEKDFGKEAVDCLTKAMEDHKNEFICILAGYTEEMDEFLQINPGLPSRFPIQIHFTDYEVDELMEIAAIMVEEKQYVLTSTAKEKMKQHLIHLLSDPFLESFSNARYIRNMLEKAIRAQAMRLLKSSNPSKEELMSIRAEDLQVSNPFLN; encoded by the coding sequence ATGAAACAGGCTGCGACTATGACCAAAACGGTCGTTACAGAATCACCGGAGTCACCACATCGAATTCAATTTGTGTTTCATCATCCGGTTGTACAGCCGCTAAAGGAACCAGAGCCGTTGGTAGACACGGTACGATCTACTGCGAATGATCAAATCAAATCCGTTATTAATGATCTGGAAAAAATGATTGGACTCGATGAGGCAAAGCTTGTCATGTACGAGATTTATGCCCTCCTTAGAACGAACCGTGAACGCGCAAAGCATCAGTTAAAGACAGAACAACAGGTATATCATATGGTATTTAAAGGTAGCCCAGGAACGGGAAAGACTACGGTGGCCCGGATTTTTGGGAAGGTGCTTAAAGAGATGGGGATTTTAAGCAAGGGCCATTTAATTGAGGTGGAACGAGCCGATCTAGTGGGAGAGTTCATTGGACATACAGCGCAGAAAACACGCGATTTAATTAAAAAGGCTTTGGGCGGAATCTTGTTTGTGGATGAGGCTTATTCGTTAGCGCGCGGAGGAGAGAAGGATTTTGGCAAGGAAGCAGTGGATTGTCTCACGAAGGCAATGGAAGATCACAAAAACGAATTTATTTGCATTTTGGCCGGGTACACAGAGGAGATGGATGAGTTTTTGCAGATCAATCCAGGCCTGCCCTCGCGTTTTCCGATTCAGATTCACTTTACAGATTATGAGGTAGATGAGCTGATGGAAATTGCGGCGATCATGGTCGAGGAAAAGCAATATGTGCTCACCTCTACGGCAAAAGAAAAAATGAAGCAGCATCTGATCCACCTGCTATCCGACCCTTTTTTGGAGTCATTTAGCAATGCGCGTTACATACGGAATATGCTGGAGAAGGCTATTCGAGCACAAGCTATGCGGTTGTTAAAGAGTTCTAACCCAAGCAAGGAAGAATTAATGAGCATACGAGCAGAGGACTTGCAGGTTAGCAATCCTTTTTTGAACTGA